GATGTCGTCGCTGTCGAATTTCATGACGCCGATTACAGTCTGCCGGTTGGCCGGGTCGTTCGGGCCGCGAATGAAGCATGGACCCGCAAACGCGAGAATCTTCAAGGCACCATCAATCGGGCCGACCGAAGCAAAGATGACGACATCGTCCACGGGATCAATGAACGCCGTCGGCAGGCCTGTCGTTCCACAGCCCGCCTCCAGATTCACCGGGGTGGCCGGAGCCGCGATGTCGCCCACGTCGCCGATGACGGCGCCGCGAATGCGAGCCGATGCCGCAGTGAACATTCCCGCTGTCACCGGTGGCAACGGCGGACCGAAGAAGCGCAGATCCATGTCGTAGCCGGTCGCCACGGCCGCGGGCACGATCGCCGCGAATCCGCCTGTCGTCGAGGCGCGCAGCGATTGCGGCACAGCGCTCTTGCCGAGCTGCCACGCCGGCGACACCGCATTGCCCGATGCATCCGTGGAAACGGGTGCATTCGATACAGTGCCATCGCCATCGAGAACCGTGAATGTCACCGGAACTCCGGGGACACCGTTCAAGAACTGGTCCCGCACCTGCACGGTCGGCGCAACCGGCAGCGTGGTTCCCGCGAGCGCCGTTTGACTGGCTCCGCCGACCACTGCGACGGAAGCTGGCGGTCCCGGTTTCCCGTTCACGGTGATCACGAGTGGTGGCAAGCTGCCGACCGTAACGGTCACGCTGTTGAGTCCCGCCGCGGTGCCGAGCTTCCAGGTTCCGACTGGAGTCGGTCCTCCCTTCGTCGCGGTCGGGGCATCGGTGAGAATTCCGCCGCCGGCCGTGACGGCGACTGTCACCTTCACGCCGCCGAGCGCGCTCCCGCCAGCGTCTTTCACCTCGAACGTTGGCGCAACCGCCAGGACTGCGCCGGCGGTACCATCCGGCGCGACCACCTGGTCAGCGGCCACGGACGCCGGCTTCGGCGGTGAAGTGGAATCCCCGCATCCACCGATCGCTGCGGCCAGAACGAGTAGAACGACCGGTCCGGCAAGGTGCGGGGAGCGCGTCATCGACTGCCTCATCGAAGGAATTGTCCGGGCGGGAGCGTCCAGTATAGAGCCGCCCGTCGCTTCCGCAATACTTCAGATGTCGCGCAGTG
The window above is part of the Gemmatimonadaceae bacterium genome. Proteins encoded here:
- a CDS encoding leishmanolysin-related zinc metalloendopeptidase; translated protein: MTRSPHLAGPVVLLVLAAAIGGCGDSTSPPKPASVAADQVVAPDGTAGAVLAVAPTFEVKDAGGSALGGVKVTVAVTAGGGILTDAPTATKGGPTPVGTWKLGTAAGLNSVTVTVGSLPPLVITVNGKPGPPASVAVVGGASQTALAGTTLPVAPTVQVRDQFLNGVPGVPVTFTVLDGDGTVSNAPVSTDASGNAVSPAWQLGKSAVPQSLRASTTGGFAAIVPAAVATGYDMDLRFFGPPLPPVTAGMFTAASARIRGAVIGDVGDIAAPATPVNLEAGCGTTGLPTAFIDPVDDVVIFASVGPIDGALKILAFAGPCFIRGPNDPANRQTVIGVMKFDSDDIETLIARGNLTDVIQHEMLHVVGVGTLWSFYGVLAGAGTTSSRFTGAMGIGACVTLGGSPVCPGSVPVENCTNCPGTADGHWRESVFATELMTGFVTSPTPGFTGILNPLSTITIQSLADIGYNVNPAAADPYFIPGLSAARALGQLNVDTSGSWEQVIQPRMQVTPRGQISIIRQQ